One Sodalinema gerasimenkoae IPPAS B-353 DNA segment encodes these proteins:
- a CDS encoding MFS transporter yields the protein MTPLPETNSVPSPETDSDHDHPNDAERGFIPVLKNRNFLTLWAGQVFSQIADKVYLVMAIALVANQFQAEGQSISGWVSAITIAFTIPAVLFGFIAGVMVDRWHKKDVLVNSNVLRGLFVLILPILVWLSEGQSLWGGIPLGFIMLLVVTLLVSTLTQFFAPAEQAAIPLLVQRRHLLSANSLYTTTMMASVIIGFAVGEPVLAFANQLLGNLNYSEELVVGSSYVLSGLLLMLMQLRERIDIKERAKTKVWEDLKTGLAVLRDRPRVRSALIQLIILFCAFAALAVLAVRVAEIMPELRAEQFGFLLAANGVGMAIGAAIVGQIGSNFVPRRLNLYGSIGVALCLVGLSFYSSQLIPCLIIITLLGFSAAWVGIPMQTIIQAETPEEQRGKVFGLQNNAVNIALTLPLALASIAEAQFGLAPVLQSLGVIVALGGLITWYIADKSSPSRRSNSPR from the coding sequence ATGACACCCCTGCCTGAAACAAACTCCGTACCCAGCCCAGAGACTGACTCTGACCACGATCACCCCAACGATGCAGAACGAGGATTTATCCCCGTTCTCAAAAATCGTAACTTCCTGACCCTATGGGCTGGGCAAGTCTTCTCGCAGATTGCCGATAAAGTCTATCTGGTGATGGCGATCGCCCTCGTCGCCAACCAATTCCAAGCCGAAGGTCAAAGTATCAGCGGCTGGGTGTCTGCCATCACCATCGCCTTCACCATCCCGGCGGTTCTGTTTGGCTTTATTGCCGGAGTCATGGTAGACCGCTGGCACAAAAAAGACGTACTGGTCAACAGCAACGTCCTACGAGGGCTATTCGTGCTCATACTGCCGATTTTAGTCTGGCTCTCAGAAGGACAAAGCCTCTGGGGTGGAATCCCCCTCGGCTTCATCATGCTGTTAGTGGTGACCCTGCTGGTGTCCACCCTGACCCAGTTTTTCGCCCCTGCCGAACAGGCCGCCATTCCCCTGCTCGTACAACGGCGACATCTCCTGTCAGCCAACTCCCTCTACACCACCACCATGATGGCCTCGGTCATCATCGGCTTTGCCGTCGGGGAACCGGTCCTCGCCTTTGCCAATCAACTGTTGGGCAATCTCAACTACAGCGAAGAACTCGTCGTTGGCAGTAGTTATGTTCTCTCCGGTCTGCTTTTAATGCTGATGCAGCTTCGAGAACGCATTGACATCAAAGAACGGGCCAAAACCAAAGTCTGGGAGGATCTCAAAACCGGATTAGCGGTGCTGCGAGATCGGCCTCGGGTTCGCAGTGCCCTGATTCAACTGATTATCCTCTTCTGTGCCTTTGCCGCCCTAGCCGTTCTCGCCGTGCGTGTCGCCGAAATTATGCCGGAATTGCGGGCCGAACAATTTGGCTTCCTCCTGGCCGCAAATGGCGTGGGCATGGCGATTGGGGCAGCGATTGTCGGTCAAATCGGCTCCAACTTTGTCCCCCGTCGTCTCAACCTCTATGGTTCAATTGGGGTTGCCCTATGTCTGGTGGGTCTGAGTTTCTACAGCAGTCAGCTAATTCCCTGTTTAATCATCATCACCCTCTTGGGCTTTTCAGCCGCCTGGGTAGGCATTCCCATGCAAACCATCATTCAAGCCGAAACCCCCGAAGAACAACGGGGTAAAGTCTTTGGGCTGCAAAACAATGCTGTGAACATTGCCCTAACCCTTCCCCTGGCCCTGGCCAGCATCGCCGAAGCCCAATTTGGCCTAGCCCCAGTTTTACAAAGTCTGGGCGTCATCGTTGCCCTAGGCGGCCTAATAACCTGGTATATTGCCGATAAAAGTTCTCCTTCCCGTCGATCAAACAGTCCTCGCTAG
- the recO gene encoding DNA repair protein RecO — MYRVTGINLKSMPLGESDRLLTILTPERGLLRVVASGSRKANSKFGGRTGLLVLNDLMIKPGKSLDRIHHAETLASYPGLSRHFGLLTASQYLAEIALNQALEDTPQNDLFNLLTEHLERLERLPTNAPLAEVLAHLCQGIFHLLALGGIAPQVHHCCLSQQPLIANPSQLNPNIGFSIRSGGVVALAQLQQFQHQQRPSAENQSAQSNDTDYEAVANQAAFTPTPNRYLNGHQLSLLQQLSQPHLSPVRDSLDTAWDAAWIVIEQILRDYTQHHLGRAIRSATLINSYVASSQPQLM; from the coding sequence ATGTACCGCGTCACCGGAATCAACCTAAAAAGTATGCCCCTGGGGGAAAGCGATCGCCTCCTAACGATTTTGACCCCAGAACGGGGGCTGCTGCGAGTCGTCGCCAGCGGATCTCGCAAAGCCAACTCCAAATTTGGCGGACGAACCGGATTATTAGTCCTCAACGACCTAATGATTAAACCCGGCAAATCCCTCGATCGCATCCATCACGCCGAAACCCTCGCCTCCTATCCAGGACTCAGTCGTCACTTCGGCCTCCTCACCGCCAGCCAGTACCTCGCCGAAATCGCCCTCAACCAAGCCCTAGAAGACACCCCCCAAAACGACCTCTTTAACCTCCTAACGGAACATCTCGAGCGTCTAGAACGCCTCCCCACCAACGCTCCCCTAGCCGAAGTATTAGCCCATTTATGCCAAGGTATCTTTCATCTGTTAGCCCTTGGCGGCATCGCCCCACAAGTTCATCACTGCTGCCTATCTCAGCAGCCGCTCATCGCCAATCCCAGCCAACTCAACCCCAACATCGGCTTTAGCATTCGTTCCGGGGGAGTCGTCGCCCTTGCCCAACTGCAACAGTTCCAACACCAACAACGGCCCTCAGCCGAGAACCAATCAGCACAGAGTAACGACACCGATTATGAAGCCGTCGCCAACCAAGCCGCCTTCACCCCAACCCCAAACCGCTATCTAAACGGTCATCAACTGTCCCTACTACAACAACTGTCCCAACCGCACCTGTCTCCCGTCAGAGATTCCCTAGACACAGCTTGGGACGCAGCCTGGATCGTGATCGAGCAGATCCTGCGAGACTATACCCAACATCATTTGGGACGTGCAATTCGCTCTGCTACCTTAATAAACAGTTACGTTGCGTCCTCTCAGCCTCAACTCATGTAA
- the deoC gene encoding deoxyribose-phosphate aldolase: protein MKTETLDLDIAPLIDHSLLNPCAGDQLVRQWCAEADRFGFASVCIYPSRVHLARECLQGKTPKVSTVIGFPTGATTSTSKLHEALEAVEQGASELDVVINLGWAKEQKTNLIYDELASICEESNVTVKAILETNLLTHEELKLVSKIAIDAGVQFLKTCTGWNGGVQLEHVKQLKEIAKGQVAIKASAGIRTYADAIALIQAGATRLGTSYSVQLLQPTDEPEDPT from the coding sequence ATGAAAACTGAGACTCTCGACCTAGACATTGCCCCTCTTATCGACCATTCTCTCCTCAACCCCTGTGCCGGAGACCAACTTGTCCGGCAATGGTGCGCCGAAGCCGACCGCTTTGGCTTTGCCTCAGTCTGCATCTATCCGAGCCGAGTCCATCTTGCCCGCGAGTGTCTCCAGGGCAAGACTCCCAAAGTCTCAACCGTCATCGGCTTTCCCACCGGAGCCACCACCTCAACAAGTAAACTCCACGAAGCCTTAGAAGCCGTTGAGCAAGGTGCATCTGAACTCGATGTTGTGATTAACCTAGGCTGGGCAAAAGAGCAAAAAACAAACCTAATCTATGATGAGCTTGCCAGCATTTGCGAAGAAAGCAATGTCACTGTCAAAGCCATTTTAGAAACCAATCTTTTAACCCATGAGGAGCTAAAATTAGTCAGCAAGATTGCCATTGACGCCGGAGTGCAATTTCTCAAAACCTGCACCGGTTGGAACGGCGGCGTTCAACTCGAGCATGTCAAACAACTCAAAGAGATTGCCAAAGGTCAAGTCGCCATCAAAGCCTCCGCCGGCATCCGCACCTACGCCGACGCGATCGCCCTCATCCAAGCCGGAGCCACCCGTCTCGGAACCTCCTACAGCGTCCAACTCCTCCAACCCACCGACGAACCAGAAGACCCCACCTAA
- a CDS encoding alpha/beta fold hydrolase yields the protein MTPLTLLTPTTPQPHQPLFVYLPGMDGSGYLLRSQLPSLAPHFDIRCLQLPPDDLRDWHSLAQETLELLAPLRQGRPLYLFGESFGGCLALMLASQQPDCCDRLILSNPASALQRRPLLLWGSHLVQWMPDFLNAISALGLLPFLAALDRIPAENRFALLDAMRHVSSKAITWRIGLLRDFRIPPEQLARIHPPTLILASTLDHLLPSLREAQDLIQILPNAKIHQLPHSGHACLLERDTNLLDILTKENFLSKQLTMNH from the coding sequence ATGACCCCACTCACCCTTCTGACCCCCACCACACCTCAACCCCATCAGCCGCTATTTGTCTATCTCCCGGGGATGGATGGTTCCGGTTATTTACTGCGATCGCAACTTCCCAGTCTTGCTCCCCATTTTGACATTCGCTGTCTGCAACTTCCTCCAGATGACCTACGGGATTGGCACAGCCTAGCCCAGGAAACCCTAGAACTCCTGGCCCCCCTGCGTCAAGGTCGCCCCCTGTACCTATTTGGGGAATCCTTTGGCGGCTGTTTAGCCCTGATGCTCGCCAGCCAACAGCCCGACTGCTGCGATCGCCTCATCCTCAGTAACCCCGCCTCTGCCCTACAACGCCGTCCGTTGCTGCTTTGGGGGTCCCATCTCGTCCAATGGATGCCCGACTTCCTCAACGCCATCTCAGCCCTAGGATTATTGCCCTTCCTCGCCGCCCTCGATCGCATCCCCGCCGAAAACCGCTTCGCTCTCCTCGATGCCATGCGTCACGTCTCCAGCAAAGCCATCACCTGGCGAATTGGCCTACTACGAGACTTTCGCATTCCCCCCGAACAACTGGCCCGCATCCACCCCCCCACCCTCATCCTAGCCAGCACCTTAGACCACCTCCTGCCCTCCCTCCGCGAAGCCCAAGATCTCATCCAAATTCTCCCCAACGCCAAAATTCACCAGTTGCCCCACAGCGGTCATGCCTGTTTATTAGAACGAGATACTAACTTACTTGATATTTTGACAAAAGAAAATTTTTTATCAAAACAGCTAACCATGAATCACTAA
- a CDS encoding lysophospholipid acyltransferase family protein translates to MPVENALQLSRGVLGSLGTKFFLYHENRIPESGSLVIASNHRSILDAPLLMAALNRPICFACHHYMGQVPLLRDLVTGMGAFPLEDARHRQKSFLRQGGALLAQGQPVGVFPEGTQPMVTQTEARSLGEFHRGFAHLALQFASRHPRQDVAILPMAIVALEEQMYQPIPIRLLRMFDPSEPLFDQPGWHPMVVYKRLAVSVGHPYWIRQGDRDAYQGGQGKATVKRVTQSCHDEILDLLQSTR, encoded by the coding sequence ATGCCCGTAGAAAACGCTTTACAACTGTCCCGTGGTGTATTGGGGAGCCTCGGCACTAAATTTTTTCTCTATCATGAGAACCGAATTCCTGAATCAGGCTCTCTAGTTATTGCCAGTAATCATCGCAGTATTTTAGATGCTCCCCTATTGATGGCGGCCCTCAATCGTCCCATTTGCTTTGCTTGTCATCACTATATGGGGCAAGTTCCTCTGCTGCGAGATCTCGTCACGGGGATGGGGGCGTTTCCCCTAGAAGATGCGAGACATCGCCAGAAAAGTTTTCTACGCCAGGGGGGGGCTTTGTTGGCCCAGGGGCAGCCTGTTGGGGTGTTTCCAGAAGGAACCCAACCGATGGTCACCCAGACTGAGGCCCGATCGCTCGGAGAGTTTCATCGGGGCTTCGCGCACCTGGCCTTACAGTTTGCCAGTCGTCATCCACGCCAGGATGTGGCGATTCTACCGATGGCGATCGTGGCCCTCGAAGAACAGATGTATCAACCGATTCCCATCCGCCTGTTGCGGATGTTTGACCCCAGCGAACCTCTTTTCGACCAACCCGGCTGGCATCCCATGGTGGTTTATAAACGTCTAGCGGTGTCCGTGGGTCATCCCTACTGGATTCGTCAGGGCGATCGCGACGCCTATCAAGGCGGCCAGGGGAAAGCCACTGTCAAACGGGTCACCCAAAGCTGTCATGATGAAATCCTAGACTTACTGCAATCGACCCGCTGA